A window of Terriglobales bacterium genomic DNA:
GGAGAAGAAGGAAGGGTTACCTGTACACCGGCATTTGCACGAGAAGCTGGGCGCGGTGTACGCGTTCCGCTCGGAGATCGATACTTGGTGGAGAGAACGCAGCCCCGTGCTGCAGGCTGAGGGGCACGATCAGGAAGTACCGCCGCACCCGGACGGAAAAGCCGCTACCGTTACCCGCTTCGGGCGGAGCGCCTGGTTGTCGCTGGCTTTGCTTGTCGTTGTCCTGTTGGCGGCAGCAGTCTGGCTGGCTCCTTCTGCTGTGCGCAGCCGGTTTCCTCGCTGGGCTGCGCGGGACCGGGAACCCATTCGTTCGCTCGCTGTGCTGCCTCTCGCCAATCTTTCCCGCAGTTCGGACGATGTGCCCTTCGTCGACGGCATCCATGAGGCCCTTATCACCGACTTGGCCAAGATGCGCAACGTCAAGGTGATCTCCCGCACCACCATGGAAACCTACAGGGACTCGCACAAGACCCTGCCCGAGATCGCCCGGGAGTTGAACGTCGATACCGTCGTCGAGGGGTCCGTGCTGCGCCATGGGAGCAAAGTCCGCATTACTGCCAAGCTCATCCGGGCCCGGGATGAGCAGTCCTTGTGGGCCGATGACTACGAGCGCGAGACCCTGGATTCACTGAGTCTGGTTGGAACCATGGCCCAGGGGATCGCCCAAGGCATCCAGGCCAATCTGACTCAGGAAGAACGTGCCCGGCTGGCAGGTCGTGGCCCAGCCAGTACCGAAGCCCTGGATGCCTACTTACAGGGCCGCTATCACCTCAACCAGCGGACCCTCCAAGAGGTCAAGCTCGGTGCCGACTACTTTGAGAAGGCCATCCGCATTGACCCGGCGTACGCGCCCGCCCATGCCGGTCTCGCGGATGCATACATTCTCCTGGGCGCCATTTCCTACGATTGGGTAGAACCCACCAAGGTGATTCCCAAAGCTGAGTACGAAGCCCGCAAGGCTTTGGAGCTCGATCCCTCCCTAGGCGAAGCCCACGTGTCCCTGGCCAACATCCAGCTTATCTATTACTGGGATTTCGCCTCCGCAGAGAGGGGCTTCCGTAAAGCGGAAGAACTCGATCCCAACAACGCCACCGCCCACCATTGGTATGCCCGCTTGCTGACCCAGTCCGGCCGCTGGGACCAGGCTCTCACCGAGCTTCAGCATGCTCTCCAATACGATCCCAAGTCGCTGCCCATCAACCTTGGTCTGGCCTGGTACTTCTACATGGCCCAGCGCTTCGACGAATCCATCACCCAGTGCAACCACGTCTTGGAACTCGACCCCACCTTCCTCCAGGCTCGCTTGGTGATGGCCATGGCTTACGACGGGAAAGGAATGTACGCCCAGGCTCTTGAGGCAGCACAATCCGATCCCCGTCTTCGTCAGAACCCCGCCGCTTTCGATCGCATTCCGGCGCTCCACATGGTGCTGGGGCGTACCTACGCCCATGCCGGCAGGGTCGCAGAAGCTAGGCACAAACTGGATCGGCTCAAGGCGCTGTCCCGTGAGCATTACGTTCCCGCCCTCTATCTCGCCATCCTGGCGGCTGCCCTGGGCGATAACAACGACGCCTTCCGCTATCTGGAGCAAGGCTATGCCGAACGTTCGGAAGGGCTCCTGTATGTGGGGGTCGAGCCGGGTTTCCGAGACCTGCGTCGCGATCCCCGCTTCGGCGACCTCTTGCGCCGCATCGGCCTGCCTTCCATCAGGCTGCAGCAGCGTTGATGGGCTGTTCGCCCCTCTGGGCTCTTCGTTGCTGACTGCTGGTTTAGAATCTCCTCCCCATGCCCGTCACCGTCCGTTCTTTCGCCAAGATCAACCTCGGGCTCTCCATCGGCCCGCGGCGGCCGGACGGCTTCCACGACCTGCGTACCGTCTACCAGACCATCGCCTTGCACGACCG
This region includes:
- a CDS encoding tetratricopeptide repeat protein → MDSGEPIQPDVPPTPASGDRLDSWKEIAAYLKRDVRTVQRWEKKEGLPVHRHLHEKLGAVYAFRSEIDTWWRERSPVLQAEGHDQEVPPHPDGKAATVTRFGRSAWLSLALLVVVLLAAAVWLAPSAVRSRFPRWAARDREPIRSLAVLPLANLSRSSDDVPFVDGIHEALITDLAKMRNVKVISRTTMETYRDSHKTLPEIARELNVDTVVEGSVLRHGSKVRITAKLIRARDEQSLWADDYERETLDSLSLVGTMAQGIAQGIQANLTQEERARLAGRGPASTEALDAYLQGRYHLNQRTLQEVKLGADYFEKAIRIDPAYAPAHAGLADAYILLGAISYDWVEPTKVIPKAEYEARKALELDPSLGEAHVSLANIQLIYYWDFASAERGFRKAEELDPNNATAHHWYARLLTQSGRWDQALTELQHALQYDPKSLPINLGLAWYFYMAQRFDESITQCNHVLELDPTFLQARLVMAMAYDGKGMYAQALEAAQSDPRLRQNPAAFDRIPALHMVLGRTYAHAGRVAEARHKLDRLKALSREHYVPALYLAILAAALGDNNDAFRYLEQGYAERSEGLLYVGVEPGFRDLRRDPRFGDLLRRIGLPSIRLQQR